CCTGTTCTTTGGTTTCTGTTTGGTTTTGAATATCTGTCTTTTCTCTGCTTTTCTTCAATATATCGTAAGCAGTTGTTATAACATAACCTACAAATATACCTACAAGGGCTCCAAGTGCTACATCGAATGGATAGTGTACTCCAACATATATCCTCGAGAAAGCCACTGCAAAGGCAAAAAACATCAACAATGGTGTAAACCTATTATAGATAAGTGAACCTACTATTGCCATTGAGAAGGCATTTGTGGCATGATTTGAAGGTAGCGAAAAGGAACTACCACACCCGGCAAGCAGTCTTACACCATCAAGTGCACTACATGGTCTTACACGCTGGAAGATGCCTTTAAGTAGATTTGAGAGCTGATCACTTATTATAACAGCAAGTAACAGCAATACCACCGCCTCTCTTCCTCTTTTACCACCCCTTAAAACGAGTAACGCTGCTATTGCTATCAGGTAGGGCAGCATGTTTTTCTTTTCGGTGATATAAGGCATGATAATATCAAAGAGGGTATTCTGAATCTGGATATTTATAAAAAAAAAGAACGTCTTATCGAGTTCGATTAGATAATCCATATCAAACTTCGTTTCAATGTAAAATGCAAAATGTAAAATGCAAAATTTAATTTAATAGTAAATGATTTTGAATGTATCAAATTCATTACCTGGGGGTTCCCATTCTACAGTCACATCTTTTACCATTGCCCCTGGAGGGCCCTTATGGCACCACTTTATCAATTCATCTATGTCACCCTTTTCACCTTCTACAGCCATTTCAACAGAACCATCAGGCCTGTTTCTTACCCATCCGGTTAAACCGAGTGCATTAGCCTTATCCCTCGTGTAAGCCCTGAAGAATACCCCCTGAACTATCCCCTTAATCCTTATGTGCGCCCTTGCTTTTTCCATAGTATTCCTTGATATTCATCTTTCAATATCATATAATCCTTTAAAACGCATGTCAAGGAGGGATGACTGTTCAGGAAAAGCATGAAAGAAGAAAAGAAATACTGGCAGATAAATACGGAGAAGTTAGTAAAAGATATTAGGGAAATTGCTCATAAATCCAGAACAGAAGAAGACCTCAAGATGGGTGTGGAACCTCTGCTTCAGCATGTATTTAGAAAGATGGGAGTTGATATAGATGTTGTGCGATATGAAAAAACTGCCACAAGCTTTAGAGGAAAAGCCGATGCAGTTTATGGTTATTTAATAATAGAATATAAACTTCCTGGAAAATTGTCTGAGAAAACAAGTGTCAAAAAGGTTACAGAACAGATTAAGCGTTATCTGAGCGAACAGGCAACACAGTTTGGACAACAGAAAGAAGATTTTTTAGAGAAAGCAGTCGGTGTTGCAATGGATGGCGAACATATACTTTTCGTAAGATTTACAAAAGTCCCTACAATCTTACAGGCACCGATACCTATTGAAAAAATACAGGTTGATTTGTTTTATGAGATTGAAGCCAATCGTGGATTTCAAGTTATGGGTCCATATCCAATAACTACCTCAAGTATTAGTAACCTGTTAATATTCGTCAGAGCTTCTGCAAGACGTCCTCTTACCGCAAAAGACCTTGCACAAGTATTTGCCCCTAATTGTCAAATTACAAGACAAGCAGTTGCTGAATTATATTCTGAAATAATGCGGACACAAAGGAGACAAGCCCCCTCGAGGGTAAAAACCTTCTTTCAAGAATGGGATAGGATTTTTGGTGTGGTCTATGGTCAGGAACTCGAAAAAGCAGAGAAGTCAGCAGAAGAAACAGCAAAATTATATCAGTTGCCTGGTGGTATCAGACTAAAACAGTTACTCTTTGCAATACATACCTTTTATGCCTTTCTTATGAAGATCATCGCTATTGAACTTGTTTCACTTCAACGTGGAAGTTCAATAGAATCGTTCGTTAGAGGATTAGGAGCGATGGGCGACAATGAGTTATTTAAAAAGCTATCTTATTTAGAGAGTGGGGGAGATTTTGTTGACCGGGGTATTGTCAATTTTTTAGAGGCTGATTTCTTTTCATGGTATCTTGATGGATGGAGTTCTCAAATTGCGAATGCCTTTCGTAATATTGTGCGGACACTCTCTGATTTCGAACCTGCAACACCAATCCTTGAACCGGAATGGACAAGAGACTTACTGCAGAAACTGTATGAGGTGATTGTTCCCAGAAAATTGAGGCACGATTTAGGCGAATATTATACCCCGGATTGGCTTGCAGGCTATGTGGTAGAAAAGAGTGGATATAAAGGAGAGATTGGATGTCGTTTTCTCGACCCTGCTTGTGGTTCAGGCACATTTCTTGTTCAAGCAATTAATCGTGTGATAAAATATGCAGAGGGTCATAAGAAGATTCAAATCAATAATATTGCGCGTCATATACTCGACAATATTGTTGGCTTTGATTTGAACCCGATTGCTGTTTTAGCAGCGCGGACTAACTACTTGATTGCATTCTCTAAATTTATTCCCTACATACGACCAATCTCCATCCCTGTCTATCTCTGTGATTCCATACTTGCTCCAACCCGCTATGTTGAAGAGGGGAAGTTACCATTTGAGGACACCATAGTCTTTACTACAACAAAAGGGGACTATATCTTTCCTGTCTCGATGCAGGAGAAAAGTCATATAGATAAGTTTACCTCAATGATGGATGTTGCCTTAAGAGGTAAGATTGAACCTGAAAAGTTTGAAAAACAAATAAAAGTAGAATTTATGCTCTCCGAAGAAGAGACATTCCTTCTTGCTCAGGTTTATCGGCGTATAAAGGAATTAGACGATAAGGGTGAAAATGGTATCTGGGCACGATATATAAAGAATGCCTTTGCACCTGTGTATCTTGGTAAATTTGATTTTGTAATCGGCAATCCGCCATGGATAATGTGGGTGTATCTTTCCGATGAATATAGGGAAAAAACACTTAAATTATGGCACAGATATGGTCTATTTTCTTTGAAGGGACACGAAACAAGGCTTGGGGCAGGTGAAAAGGATTTCTCCATGCTATTTACCTATGCCTGTGCAGACAATTATCTTAAAGATAGTGGGATTTTGGGTTTTGTAATCACAATGGAGGTCTTTAAATCAAAAGGTAAAGGAGAAGGCTTCAGACGGTTCGAGCTTAAAGATAAAAAGATACCGCTTAAAGTCCTCGGCATGGAAGATATGTTTGACTTAAAACCATTTACTGCGTCGAATAAAACATCTGTGTTCTTTTTGAAAAAAGGAGAAGAAACAACCTATCCTGTTTCATCTGTAGAATGGAAACGAAAAAAAGGAATTGGTAGAATTCTACCTGATTGGCAAATAGATAAGGTTTTGGCATATTCTAAAATAAAACAGACAAAAGCAATTCCTGTAAATCCTAACAAAATTACTTCTCCTTGGCAAACTGCACCAACGGCAGAGCTGAAAGTTTATTTTTATTTAAAAGGGGAAAATCCGTATAGAGCATATTGTGGTGTGTATGGTACACCTTACGGTGTTTTTAGATTACAGTTAAAAGAAGTACGGCCCGATGGAATACTTGTTATTCAAAATATGCACGAAAGAGGACACCTTGAAATAAAACCTGTTACTACATCCATAGAGCCGGATTTAGTATTCCCTTCCATTTGTGGTGGGGATATTAAAAAATTTGGCATAAAGTCATATTTTTATCTGTTAATATCCCAGGATCCTAAAAAAAGGCGAGGTTACAATGAGGATTATTTAAGTTCAAAACTTCCGCTCACTTATGCTTATCTTGTCCAGTTTAAAGACATACTTGCAAAAAGAGCTATTTATCGAAAACATTTCTTTAGAGAAATAAAAGAAAGGGGGAAAATTATCCAACGTGTTCCCTTTGCAGCGTTTTATTCACAGTATAATATTAGCGAAGAAACTTTTTCTAAATATAGAGTAACGTGGAACCGTGCAACTTCGAAAATATCAGCAGTCGTTTTATCCAGCATCAAAACTGATTTTGGAACCAAACTAATAATCCCAACTGATCCCACTGCTTTTTTCCCGACAAATGACAAGAATGAAGCGCATTACTTATGTGCCATATTAAATTCTGAGATTATTAACGGTTTTATAAGGAGTTTCTCATCCGCAGGAAGGGGATTCGGCGCGCCTTCTGTAATGAATAATCTTGCGATTCCAAAATTTAATTCAGATAATAAAATACACAAAAGACTTGCTGAATTATCAGAGGAAGCGCATAGTCTGGTGCAAAGAGGTAAATCCATAGAAGATATTCAAAAAGACATAAATCTATTGGTGAGGAAATTATGGAATATAGAGTGATAACACCATCAGACCCCAATTATCCTCGAAAAGTTAAGGAACGCTTTGGCAATAAAACCCCTGAAAGGATCTATTATAATGGCCCATTAGAATTTCTTGACCGGTTTACTATGGCTGTGATCTCTGCTGATTCTATCACAGGGCTTGCAATGATGGAGACAAATCAGATTCTCTTTACTATAAGGGAATACGATATGAATTATATCGGTGGATGGCATTCAGTGATGGAGACTGAAATATTTAGATTGGGGTTATTTAGAAAAAATACTACGGTAACACTCTTTTCATGCAAAGGGTTGGATATTGAGAGTTATGATTCCTTTTTATTAGACAGGTTTTATCCGCCACTACACGAATTCCCTGAAAGGGATGAATATTTCAGGCGTGCTAAAGATGGTGAGCTATTAATGCTTTCCGTGAGCAACCCAGTGGAGACGAGACAGTTGCGTAAAAATATAATGGAAAGAAACTGGATAGCCTGTGTGCTTTCAGATGTTGTTTTCATTCCTTACGGACCAAAGGGGTCAAAAACCTATACAATGGCGAAAAAAATTCTTGAGACAAACATTCCTGCGTTTACAATTGACAGTGAAGAGTGTAAAGATCTCCATGAGATTGGTGTCTCTAAATTCAATCGCAGGACTGTCAGAGCATTTCTTGAAGGAAAAGGAGCAGCAGTAGCAATTCAAGAAAATGCAGTACAGAGATATGGAATTACGTCATATAATGCACCTATTGCAAAAGAACCTACACAAACAAAAATAAGTTTTGAGGTGAGTGATATTAGGAAGTTAAAACTAAAAGAAAGAGGTAAATAGTATGAGACTTTCCAAAAGGGCAACTGCAATTAAACCATCACCAACTCTGTCAGTTGATGCAAAGGCAAAGGCGATGAAGGCTGCAGGGATTGATGTCATAGGGTTTGGTGCAGGAGAACCTGACTTTGATACACCTGTAAACATCAAAGAGGCAGCCATAAAGGCTATAAACGAAGGTTTTACAAAATATACCCCAGTAGGTGGCATAGATGAATTAAAAGATGCAATCATAGAAAAATTCAGGGTGGATAACAATCTTCACTACAAAAGAACAGAGATAATCGTCTCCTGTGGTGCAAAACATTCCCTTTATAACATTGCAGAGGCACTCTTTGAAGAAGGAGACGAGGTAATAATCCCCTCTCCTTACTGGGTTTCATACCCTGATCAGGTATTACTAAACGATGCAACGCCTGTGATTGTCAGGACCAATGAAAAGGATAACTTTATGATTACTGGTGAATTCATGTTAGAGAATATAACCCCACGGACAAAAGCCATTATACTGAATAGTCCATCAAATCCAACTGGGCTTGCTTATGACAAAAAGACACTTAAGAAAATAGCAGAGATTGCTGTAAAAAACAACATCTATGTTATCTCTGATGAGATATACGAAAAACTCATCTATGACGGTTTTGAACATATTAGTATCGCCTCTCTCAGTGAAGAGATAAGAGAATTAACCTTAGTGGTTAACGGATTTTCAAAAACCTATGCAATGACTGGCTGGAGGATAGGTTATGCTGCAGGACCAGAAGAAATAATATCTGCAATGACAAAGATCCAGAGTCAGTCAACATCAAATCCGACATCAATTGCACAGAAGGCTGCGGTAGAAGCGCTGAGAGGTCCTCAAGATTCAGTGGAGAGGATGGTGAGTGAGTTTGACAAGAGAAGGAGATACATGGTTGAGCGATTAAATAACATTAAGGGGATTTCATGTCTGATGCCTGTAGGGGCATTTTATACATTCCCGAATGTATCTTCTTATCATGGTAAAGGATTTAATGGTAAGAAGATAACCAGTTCTTCAGGACTTGCCACTTACCTGCTTGAAGAGGCGAGGATTGCGGTTGTCTCAGGCGATGCCTTTGGTGCAGATGAATATATAAGATTATCGTATGCTACATCTATGGATAATATAAAGAAGGGACTCGACAGGATAGAAGAGGCATTAGAAAAGTTGGGGTAGACATTATATGGATCAATCCCTTTCTGGCGTTCCACCCAAAACAGCACCATTGTCCCCCCAAAGATGAATATCTATCTTCTCTTTCACATAGAAGTAGACCCTGTTTAGTTTGTCTGGTTTTTGATAAAAGTTAACCTCAAGCGGATACATGAATTGTAATATATATTCAGGTTTAATTATGTAGCCTGCACTCCTCCCATCAGTGAGTTTTATTACCTGTGTTGTTGTATCCCTGAATTCAGGATGGGTTTTCAAGAACTCTATTGCGACATTTACATTTCCTGTTAGTTCTTTGTATGAAAATTCAGACATAAAGGGTTCAATCTCTATACCATCGT
The Nitrospirota bacterium DNA segment above includes these coding regions:
- a CDS encoding N-6 DNA methylase; amino-acid sequence: MKEEKKYWQINTEKLVKDIREIAHKSRTEEDLKMGVEPLLQHVFRKMGVDIDVVRYEKTATSFRGKADAVYGYLIIEYKLPGKLSEKTSVKKVTEQIKRYLSEQATQFGQQKEDFLEKAVGVAMDGEHILFVRFTKVPTILQAPIPIEKIQVDLFYEIEANRGFQVMGPYPITTSSISNLLIFVRASARRPLTAKDLAQVFAPNCQITRQAVAELYSEIMRTQRRQAPSRVKTFFQEWDRIFGVVYGQELEKAEKSAEETAKLYQLPGGIRLKQLLFAIHTFYAFLMKIIAIELVSLQRGSSIESFVRGLGAMGDNELFKKLSYLESGGDFVDRGIVNFLEADFFSWYLDGWSSQIANAFRNIVRTLSDFEPATPILEPEWTRDLLQKLYEVIVPRKLRHDLGEYYTPDWLAGYVVEKSGYKGEIGCRFLDPACGSGTFLVQAINRVIKYAEGHKKIQINNIARHILDNIVGFDLNPIAVLAARTNYLIAFSKFIPYIRPISIPVYLCDSILAPTRYVEEGKLPFEDTIVFTTTKGDYIFPVSMQEKSHIDKFTSMMDVALRGKIEPEKFEKQIKVEFMLSEEETFLLAQVYRRIKELDDKGENGIWARYIKNAFAPVYLGKFDFVIGNPPWIMWVYLSDEYREKTLKLWHRYGLFSLKGHETRLGAGEKDFSMLFTYACADNYLKDSGILGFVITMEVFKSKGKGEGFRRFELKDKKIPLKVLGMEDMFDLKPFTASNKTSVFFLKKGEETTYPVSSVEWKRKKGIGRILPDWQIDKVLAYSKIKQTKAIPVNPNKITSPWQTAPTAELKVYFYLKGENPYRAYCGVYGTPYGVFRLQLKEVRPDGILVIQNMHERGHLEIKPVTTSIEPDLVFPSICGGDIKKFGIKSYFYLLISQDPKKRRGYNEDYLSSKLPLTYAYLVQFKDILAKRAIYRKHFFREIKERGKIIQRVPFAAFYSQYNISEETFSKYRVTWNRATSKISAVVLSSIKTDFGTKLIIPTDPTAFFPTNDKNEAHYLCAILNSEIINGFIRSFSSAGRGFGAPSVMNNLAIPKFNSDNKIHKRLAELSEEAHSLVQRGKSIEDIQKDINLLVRKLWNIE
- a CDS encoding pyridoxal phosphate-dependent aminotransferase, translating into MRLSKRATAIKPSPTLSVDAKAKAMKAAGIDVIGFGAGEPDFDTPVNIKEAAIKAINEGFTKYTPVGGIDELKDAIIEKFRVDNNLHYKRTEIIVSCGAKHSLYNIAEALFEEGDEVIIPSPYWVSYPDQVLLNDATPVIVRTNEKDNFMITGEFMLENITPRTKAIILNSPSNPTGLAYDKKTLKKIAEIAVKNNIYVISDEIYEKLIYDGFEHISIASLSEEIRELTLVVNGFSKTYAMTGWRIGYAAGPEEIISAMTKIQSQSTSNPTSIAQKAAVEALRGPQDSVERMVSEFDKRRRYMVERLNNIKGISCLMPVGAFYTFPNVSSYHGKGFNGKKITSSSGLATYLLEEARIAVVSGDAFGADEYIRLSYATSMDNIKKGLDRIEEALEKLG
- a CDS encoding acylphosphatase — translated: MEKARAHIRIKGIVQGVFFRAYTRDKANALGLTGWVRNRPDGSVEMAVEGEKGDIDELIKWCHKGPPGAMVKDVTVEWEPPGNEFDTFKIIYY
- a CDS encoding phosphatase PAP2 family protein; this translates as MDYLIELDKTFFFFINIQIQNTLFDIIMPYITEKKNMLPYLIAIAALLVLRGGKRGREAVVLLLLAVIISDQLSNLLKGIFQRVRPCSALDGVRLLAGCGSSFSLPSNHATNAFSMAIVGSLIYNRFTPLLMFFAFAVAFSRIYVGVHYPFDVALGALVGIFVGYVITTAYDILKKSREKTDIQNQTETKEQ
- a CDS encoding DNA-processing protein DprA: MEYRVITPSDPNYPRKVKERFGNKTPERIYYNGPLEFLDRFTMAVISADSITGLAMMETNQILFTIREYDMNYIGGWHSVMETEIFRLGLFRKNTTVTLFSCKGLDIESYDSFLLDRFYPPLHEFPERDEYFRRAKDGELLMLSVSNPVETRQLRKNIMERNWIACVLSDVVFIPYGPKGSKTYTMAKKILETNIPAFTIDSEECKDLHEIGVSKFNRRTVRAFLEGKGAAVAIQENAVQRYGITSYNAPIAKEPTQTKISFEVSDIRKLKLKERGK